A genomic window from Gymnodinialimonas ceratoperidinii includes:
- the lpdA gene encoding dihydrolipoyl dehydrogenase, translating into MSSYDVIVIGSGPGGYVCAIRCAQLGLKTACVEGRETLGGTCLNIGCIPSKALLHASHMLHEAEHNFAKMGLKGKSPSVDWPQMQAYKEDVISQNTKGIEFLFKKNKIDWLKGWGSIPEAGKVKVGDEVHEAKKIIIATGSEPSALPGIELDQKIVVDSEGALSLPKVPKKMVVIGAGVIGLELGSVYSRLGAEVQVIEYLDHVTPGMDAEISKVFQRTLKKQGISFTLGAAVQSVSTTKTKAKVTYKLRKNDAEETVDADVVLVATGRKPYTDGLGLEALGVKMSERGQIEIDDQYRTSVKNVFAIGDAVAGPMLAHKAEDEGIAAAEAAAGKHGHVNYNVIPGVIYTHPEVSSVGATEEQLKENGHAYKVGKFSFMGNGRAKANFAGEGFVKLLADAETDRILGAHIIGPMAGDLIHEVCVAMEFGASAQDLAMTCHAHPTYSEAVREAALACGDGAIHA; encoded by the coding sequence ATGTCCAGCTATGACGTTATCGTAATCGGCTCCGGCCCCGGCGGCTATGTTTGCGCCATCCGATGTGCGCAACTGGGCCTGAAAACGGCCTGCGTGGAGGGCCGCGAAACCCTCGGCGGGACATGCCTGAACATCGGCTGCATTCCCTCCAAGGCGCTGCTCCATGCCTCGCACATGCTGCACGAGGCCGAGCATAATTTCGCCAAGATGGGCCTCAAGGGCAAATCCCCCTCCGTCGATTGGCCGCAGATGCAGGCCTACAAGGAAGACGTGATCAGCCAGAACACCAAGGGCATCGAATTCCTGTTCAAGAAGAACAAGATCGATTGGCTCAAAGGCTGGGGCTCCATCCCCGAGGCAGGCAAGGTCAAGGTCGGTGACGAGGTTCACGAGGCCAAGAAGATCATCATCGCCACCGGCTCCGAGCCCTCGGCGCTGCCGGGGATCGAGCTTGATCAGAAGATCGTCGTCGACAGCGAAGGCGCGCTGAGCTTGCCGAAGGTGCCGAAGAAGATGGTCGTGATCGGCGCGGGCGTGATCGGGCTGGAGCTTGGCTCCGTCTACAGCCGTCTGGGGGCCGAGGTGCAGGTGATCGAATACCTCGACCACGTCACCCCCGGCATGGACGCCGAGATCTCTAAGGTGTTCCAGCGGACCCTGAAGAAACAGGGCATCAGCTTCACCCTTGGCGCCGCCGTGCAATCGGTCTCGACCACGAAGACCAAGGCGAAGGTGACCTACAAGCTGCGCAAGAACGACGCCGAGGAAACGGTCGACGCCGATGTCGTCCTCGTCGCGACCGGGCGCAAACCCTATACCGACGGCCTCGGGCTGGAGGCGCTTGGCGTCAAGATGTCCGAGCGGGGTCAGATCGAGATCGACGACCAGTATCGCACCAGCGTGAAGAACGTCTTCGCCATCGGCGACGCGGTCGCGGGCCCGATGCTCGCGCACAAGGCCGAGGATGAGGGCATCGCCGCCGCCGAGGCGGCTGCCGGCAAGCATGGCCACGTGAATTACAACGTGATCCCCGGCGTGATCTACACCCACCCTGAGGTCTCCTCCGTCGGGGCCACCGAGGAGCAGCTGAAAGAGAATGGCCACGCCTACAAGGTCGGCAAGTTCTCCTTCATGGGCAACGGCCGCGCCAAGGCGAACTTTGCGGGGGAGGGCTTCGTGAAGCTTCTCGCCGATGCCGAAACGGACCGTATCCTCGGCGCCCATATCATCGGACCGATGGCGGGCGACCTGATCCACGAGGTCTGTGTCGCGATGGAGTTCGGCGCCTCGGCGCAGGACCTCGCGATGACCTGTCACGCTCACCCGACCTATTCCGAGGCGGTGCGCGAGGCGGCGCTGGCCTGCGGTGACGGGGCGATCCACGCCTGA
- a CDS encoding Hint domain-containing protein codes for MAVYYLYVYAPSDFLGGLPDEVNAAAEGSAPFALVLLPGATPTLIAVEDDDAVFDEVDGTQALADSVSIGGTSHPAGTTINTAYDLINSGTGHRVTSFHLGGDGFQQGPVDGIVSTVELVPATPYQFDTERTSHQQANAYDDYVACFVAGTRLRTPRGWSAIEDLAPGDLVRTLDAGDQPLRWTGARIVAGTGAYAPVRIPAGWNGLKRDLLVSPQHRMLISGAGCELAMGTDSALVSARQLVKLGLARPAPCPRVAYHHIMFDSHQIVIAEGAPSESLLASDVTLSGFDRDAAEEVRALFPELSVDPMVAARPFLRGHEALLALR; via the coding sequence ATGGCTGTCTATTATCTCTACGTCTACGCGCCGTCCGATTTCCTCGGCGGCTTGCCCGATGAAGTAAACGCGGCGGCGGAAGGAAGCGCGCCCTTTGCCCTGGTGCTTCTGCCCGGCGCGACACCGACCCTGATCGCGGTAGAGGATGACGACGCGGTGTTCGACGAGGTCGACGGCACCCAGGCCCTCGCCGATTCCGTCTCCATCGGCGGCACGTCCCATCCCGCGGGCACCACAATCAACACCGCCTATGACCTGATCAACAGCGGCACCGGGCATCGCGTCACCAGCTTCCATCTGGGCGGCGACGGCTTCCAGCAGGGGCCGGTGGATGGCATCGTCTCCACCGTCGAGCTGGTGCCGGCCACCCCCTACCAATTCGACACCGAACGGACCTCGCACCAGCAGGCCAACGCCTATGACGATTACGTCGCCTGCTTCGTCGCCGGGACGCGGCTGCGCACCCCGCGCGGCTGGTCGGCGATCGAGGATCTGGCCCCCGGCGATCTCGTCCGCACCCTCGACGCGGGCGACCAGCCCCTGCGCTGGACCGGTGCGCGGATAGTCGCGGGAACCGGCGCCTATGCCCCCGTCCGCATCCCCGCCGGCTGGAACGGGCTAAAACGTGATCTGCTGGTCTCGCCACAACACCGGATGCTGATTTCCGGCGCTGGCTGCGAGCTGGCCATGGGCACCGACAGCGCCCTCGTCTCGGCGCGTCAACTGGTGAAGCTCGGGCTGGCCCGTCCCGCGCCGTGCCCGCGCGTCGCCTATCACCACATCATGTTCGACAGCCATCAGATCGTCATCGCCGAAGGCGCCCCGAGCGAGAGCCTTCTGGCCTCCGATGTCACGCTGTCGGGCTTTGACCGCGACGCCGCCGAGGAAGTGCGCGCCCTGTTCCCGGAGTTGAGCGTCGATCCGATGGTCGCCGCCCGCCCGTTCCTGCGCGGCCACGAGGCGCTTCTGGCCCTGCGCTAG